The following coding sequences lie in one Hyalangium ruber genomic window:
- a CDS encoding alpha/beta fold hydrolase, translated as MEAHLLGQLAPVVAPRSHWLPSGGTLRALEGGEGPTVVLLHGRGHAAPMWFSYLTVLARGRRVLALDLPGFGLSSAPEGPVRTAEDGVRFFTEPVEELLKVLAPGPVAVVGHSLGGLVAVELALRGRVPVERLVLIDSMGLGPEMTRRARLFFRAGPERVARSLGPGMFHRLLPPPETPLGQRLGMLGYELLAVPGGRPRASKAFDTLVPLAGEVFHRREQLASLRQPALLVWGEREDTLPVSLAVEAAKRLAEVRLLRVVAGHSPHLERPEVVLPAIKSFLDDAPGQHPPSSIPP; from the coding sequence ATGGAGGCGCACCTGTTGGGGCAGCTGGCCCCGGTGGTGGCGCCACGCTCGCACTGGCTGCCCAGCGGAGGGACGCTCCGGGCGCTGGAGGGGGGCGAAGGCCCCACGGTGGTGCTGTTGCACGGGCGGGGGCACGCGGCGCCGATGTGGTTCTCCTACCTCACGGTGCTGGCGAGGGGGCGGCGAGTGCTGGCGTTGGACCTGCCGGGATTCGGGCTGTCCTCGGCGCCGGAGGGGCCGGTGCGCACGGCGGAGGACGGGGTGCGCTTCTTCACCGAGCCGGTGGAGGAACTGCTGAAGGTGCTGGCTCCAGGGCCGGTGGCGGTGGTGGGCCACTCGCTGGGAGGGCTGGTCGCCGTGGAGCTGGCGCTGCGGGGCCGGGTGCCGGTGGAACGGCTGGTGCTGATTGACTCGATGGGGTTGGGGCCGGAGATGACGCGCCGGGCGCGCCTGTTCTTCCGGGCGGGGCCGGAGCGAGTGGCCCGGAGCCTGGGGCCGGGGATGTTCCACCGACTGTTGCCGCCGCCGGAGACGCCGCTGGGGCAGCGGCTGGGGATGCTGGGGTACGAGTTGCTGGCGGTGCCTGGGGGGCGACCGAGGGCATCGAAGGCGTTCGACACGCTGGTGCCGCTGGCGGGAGAGGTGTTCCACCGGAGGGAGCAGCTCGCGTCCCTGCGCCAGCCCGCGCTCCTCGTCTGGGGAGAACGGGAGGACACCCTGCCCGTGTCACTCGCGGTGGAGGCAGCCAAACGCTTGGCCGAGGTCCGCCTGCTGCGCGTGGTGGCTGGGCACAGTCCTCACTTGGAACGACCGGAGGTGGTGCTCCCGGCCATCAAGTCATTTCTTGATGATGCCCCAGGGCAGCACCCACCGTCCTCTATACCTCCTTGA
- a CDS encoding imm11 family protein: MPKRYFDLFEDVHVPGRWYLDDPVDAQGREVDLWQFERGVPVDVEGRLRIPMDRPGEPLDFSVTPVGGAPVVHARVASLFTGLAPKDVQLVPVEVEGQAEEYFVLNVTRVVRCIDDKASAEVQYWKPEDGRPEKTGNYRAVHGMRINSSMVGDAKVFRPWGWLVVLLVSEEIKAALEGIRATGAKFKEV, translated from the coding sequence ATGCCCAAGCGGTACTTTGACCTTTTCGAGGATGTCCATGTGCCCGGGCGTTGGTATCTGGATGACCCCGTGGACGCCCAGGGGCGTGAGGTGGACCTGTGGCAATTCGAGAGGGGAGTGCCCGTGGATGTTGAGGGGCGTCTTCGGATTCCGATGGATCGCCCCGGCGAGCCACTGGACTTCAGTGTGACCCCTGTGGGCGGTGCCCCCGTTGTTCACGCAAGGGTGGCCTCACTCTTCACGGGTCTTGCCCCTAAAGACGTGCAACTCGTCCCAGTGGAGGTTGAAGGCCAGGCCGAAGAGTACTTTGTCCTCAACGTCACCCGGGTCGTGAGGTGTATTGATGACAAAGCCTCCGCTGAGGTCCAGTACTGGAAGCCCGAGGACGGACGCCCGGAGAAGACGGGAAACTATCGAGCCGTCCATGGAATGCGCATCAACTCCTCAATGGTCGGTGACGCCAAGGTTTTCCGCCCTTGGGGATGGTTGGTGGTGCTCCTTGTCTCAGAGGAAATCAAAGCGGCACTGGAAGGCATCAGAGCCACAGGGGCGAAGTTCAAGGAGGTATAG
- a CDS encoding AAA family ATPase, giving the protein MNTDIRALTEKVQQESSFVEALNQETGKVIVGQRYMLERILIGLLCNGHVLLEGVPGLAKTLTVRTVADSLSATFMRIQFTPDLLPADLVGTMIYNQQTANFTVRKGPIFANIVLADEINRAPAKVQSALLEAMAERQVTIGDQTFGLPAPFLVLATQNPIEQEGTYPLPEAQVDRFMLKVKVGYPTRDEEKVIMDRMSGGSSPRASKVIGLEHITRARELVHAIYMDEKVKEYILNVVFATREPSKYGLKDLADYIQFGASPRATIALAQAARAHAFLRHRGFVTPEDVKAVAYDVLRHRVSVTYEAEAEELSSEKIIQRVFDRVEVP; this is encoded by the coding sequence ATGAACACGGACATCCGCGCGCTCACCGAGAAGGTGCAACAGGAAAGCAGCTTCGTCGAAGCCCTGAACCAGGAGACCGGCAAGGTCATCGTGGGCCAGCGCTACATGCTCGAGCGCATCCTCATCGGCCTGCTCTGCAACGGCCACGTGCTCCTGGAGGGCGTGCCCGGCCTCGCCAAGACGCTCACCGTGCGCACCGTGGCCGACAGCCTCAGCGCCACCTTCATGCGCATCCAGTTCACCCCGGATCTGCTGCCCGCGGACCTGGTGGGAACGATGATCTACAACCAGCAGACGGCCAACTTCACCGTCCGCAAGGGCCCCATCTTCGCCAACATCGTCCTCGCGGACGAAATCAACCGCGCCCCCGCCAAGGTCCAGTCCGCCCTCCTGGAGGCCATGGCCGAGCGCCAGGTCACCATCGGCGACCAGACCTTCGGCCTGCCCGCGCCCTTCCTGGTGCTCGCCACCCAGAACCCCATCGAGCAGGAGGGCACCTACCCCCTGCCCGAGGCCCAGGTGGACCGCTTCATGCTCAAGGTGAAGGTGGGCTACCCCACCCGCGACGAGGAGAAGGTCATCATGGACCGCATGTCCGGTGGCTCCTCCCCGCGCGCCTCCAAGGTCATCGGCCTGGAGCACATCACCCGCGCCCGCGAGCTCGTCCACGCCATCTACATGGACGAGAAGGTGAAGGAGTACATCCTCAACGTGGTGTTCGCCACGCGCGAGCCGAGCAAGTACGGCCTCAAGGACCTGGCCGACTACATCCAGTTCGGCGCCAGCCCTCGCGCCACCATCGCCCTGGCCCAGGCCGCCCGCGCCCACGCCTTCCTGCGCCACCGCGGCTTCGTCACCCCCGAGGACGTCAAGGCCGTGGCCTATGACGTGCTCCGCCACCGCGTCTCCGTCACCTACGAGGCCGAGGCCGAGGAGCTGTCCTCGGAGAAGATCATCCAGCGCGTCTTCGATCGCGTCGAAGTGCCGTAA
- a CDS encoding AHH domain-containing protein, with the protein MPVHLGVTVLFLVLSTACSTSRLVRLDTGHGEPLLLVSRADEAERVELEEDEFTKAIAKEARQWRLLANPEMAAREMFDVPPRSGWYGYTKRQGVVPLREQIPAAQWAQVDEAVTQEYVRFCEAAGKPRDCLRLLLNSPVLNGDGRYALAMSFAMEEVLPEMMKAFKDMADPEAVKAAILWAMTIYAVMWLAPEPVFSKGLATVVTASFICYVGVDTFWTLIQGWRRLVDAADHATSFSELRAAGERYGKVMGQNAARAFALLLSAAIGQTASSLSAKIPTLPGSAQASVVGAAEVGVRLTAVAQVEAVAVSADVFTMALPPNAVASTAEGLRGAVAAPVEGEGQWHHIATDKWLDAAHSGGPWTPKFQKLFDRAGMSLNDSANRVRVMGHQGPHPEEYHREVFRRLRDAMKECRSMHQCREALTVELKKLAQELSTKGSYLNKLVTRSE; encoded by the coding sequence ATGCCAGTGCATCTTGGCGTTACGGTCCTGTTCTTGGTCCTGTCCACCGCGTGCAGTACCTCGCGCCTGGTACGCCTCGACACAGGCCATGGCGAGCCCCTCCTTCTCGTCTCTCGCGCGGACGAGGCCGAACGGGTCGAACTCGAGGAGGACGAGTTCACCAAGGCCATCGCGAAGGAAGCCAGGCAGTGGAGGCTCCTGGCCAATCCTGAGATGGCCGCTCGAGAGATGTTCGACGTCCCTCCGCGTAGCGGTTGGTACGGCTACACAAAGCGCCAGGGAGTCGTTCCCTTGCGCGAACAGATTCCTGCTGCGCAATGGGCCCAGGTGGACGAGGCGGTAACTCAGGAGTACGTGCGGTTCTGCGAGGCTGCGGGCAAGCCTCGGGACTGCTTGCGGCTGTTGCTCAACAGCCCGGTACTCAACGGGGATGGCCGATACGCCCTCGCCATGTCCTTCGCCATGGAGGAGGTGCTGCCCGAGATGATGAAAGCCTTCAAGGACATGGCTGACCCCGAAGCGGTCAAAGCGGCCATTCTCTGGGCGATGACCATCTACGCCGTGATGTGGCTGGCGCCCGAGCCGGTATTTTCCAAGGGGCTGGCGACGGTCGTGACGGCCAGCTTTATCTGCTACGTCGGGGTGGACACGTTCTGGACGCTCATTCAGGGCTGGAGGCGACTGGTGGATGCAGCCGACCACGCCACCTCGTTCTCGGAGCTTCGTGCTGCTGGTGAGAGATACGGCAAGGTGATGGGGCAGAACGCGGCGCGAGCCTTCGCGCTGCTGCTGTCGGCGGCCATCGGCCAGACTGCCTCCAGTCTCTCGGCCAAGATACCTACCCTCCCAGGTTCGGCGCAGGCGTCGGTGGTGGGCGCGGCGGAAGTGGGAGTCCGGCTGACAGCAGTGGCCCAGGTTGAAGCAGTGGCTGTATCCGCTGATGTGTTCACCATGGCCCTTCCCCCCAATGCTGTCGCCTCGACTGCGGAGGGCCTGCGCGGAGCTGTTGCCGCGCCGGTGGAAGGGGAAGGTCAGTGGCACCATATTGCCACTGACAAGTGGCTCGATGCCGCACACAGTGGTGGTCCGTGGACTCCCAAGTTCCAGAAGCTCTTTGACCGGGCTGGCATGTCGCTGAACGATTCAGCGAACAGGGTGCGTGTCATGGGCCACCAAGGGCCACACCCCGAGGAGTACCATCGGGAGGTTTTCCGGCGGTTGCGCGATGCGATGAAAGAGTGTCGCAGCATGCATCAATGCCGAGAGGCGCTGACCGTGGAACTCAAGAAACTGGCTCAGGAACTCTCCACCAAGGGCTCCTACCTCAACAAGCTGGTCACCCGGAGCGAGTGA
- a CDS encoding DUF58 domain-containing protein, giving the protein MLPKDLIRRIRKLEIRTRKVVSDMLAGQYHSVFKGRGMAFSEVRQYQPGDEIRIIDWNVTARMNEAYVKVFTEERELTVMLLVDVSASKEFGSKERSKAEVAAEVAAQIAFSAIANNDRVGLILFSDRVEKVVPPRKGRSHVLRLISDILTFKPQGRGTDLASGLMYLRQVAKRKAVTFLISDFIARDYEKPLRLVARRHDLVPVVISDPLEAEFPKLGLVEMEDPETGERFVVDTSAPRVRGRFARFMQAQRQERLKLFKKLELDTVELRAGADHGKALAHFFRARARRMAA; this is encoded by the coding sequence GTGCTCCCGAAGGACCTCATCCGCCGAATCCGCAAGCTGGAGATCCGGACCCGCAAGGTGGTCTCGGACATGCTCGCGGGTCAGTACCACTCGGTCTTCAAGGGCCGCGGCATGGCCTTCTCCGAGGTGCGTCAGTACCAGCCCGGGGATGAGATTCGCATCATCGACTGGAACGTCACCGCGCGCATGAACGAGGCCTACGTCAAGGTCTTCACCGAGGAGCGCGAGCTGACGGTGATGCTGCTGGTGGACGTGTCGGCCTCCAAGGAGTTCGGCTCCAAGGAGCGCAGCAAGGCGGAGGTCGCCGCCGAGGTGGCCGCGCAGATCGCCTTCAGCGCCATCGCCAACAATGACCGGGTGGGGCTCATCCTCTTCTCGGACCGGGTGGAGAAGGTGGTGCCGCCGCGCAAGGGCCGCTCGCACGTGCTGCGCCTCATCAGCGACATCCTCACCTTCAAGCCCCAGGGTCGGGGCACGGACCTGGCCTCGGGGCTGATGTACCTGCGGCAGGTGGCCAAGCGCAAAGCGGTGACGTTCCTCATCTCGGACTTCATCGCTCGCGACTATGAGAAGCCGCTGCGGCTGGTGGCCCGGCGGCATGACCTGGTGCCGGTGGTCATCTCCGATCCGCTGGAGGCGGAGTTCCCCAAGCTGGGGCTGGTGGAGATGGAGGATCCGGAGACGGGCGAGCGCTTCGTGGTGGACACCAGCGCGCCTCGGGTGCGCGGCCGCTTCGCCCGCTTCATGCAGGCCCAGCGCCAGGAGCGGCTCAAGCTCTTCAAGAAGCTGGAGCTGGACACCGTGGAGCTGCGCGCGGGCGCGGACCACGGCAAGGCGCTTGCGCACTTCTTCCGCGCGCGGGCCCGGAGGATGGCGGCATGA
- a CDS encoding CBS domain-containing protein: MLTVDELMTREVITLEADAALAQVDDLLKRHHIRHLPVVQGRKLVGLVSHRDLIRALARQSAQKKMQPFSVKEVMTREVETVEPHVSAREAIDRLLENRFGCLPVVDEGGHLLGIVTESDFLRLARRLLEERERRWAGLEPPASSGY; encoded by the coding sequence ATGCTCACGGTCGATGAACTGATGACCCGCGAGGTCATCACCCTGGAGGCGGACGCCGCGCTCGCCCAGGTGGATGACCTCTTGAAGCGCCACCACATCCGTCACCTGCCGGTGGTGCAAGGCCGGAAGCTCGTGGGGCTGGTGAGCCACCGGGATCTCATCCGCGCGCTCGCCCGGCAGTCCGCCCAGAAGAAGATGCAGCCCTTCAGCGTGAAGGAAGTGATGACGCGCGAGGTGGAGACGGTGGAGCCGCACGTGTCCGCGCGGGAGGCGATCGACCGGCTGCTGGAGAACCGCTTCGGCTGCCTGCCGGTGGTGGACGAGGGGGGGCACCTGCTGGGCATCGTCACCGAGTCCGACTTCCTGCGCCTGGCGCGGCGACTGTTGGAGGAGCGCGAGCGGCGCTGGGCGGGGCTGGAGCCTCCCGCTTCGAGCGGGTACTGA
- a CDS encoding class I SAM-dependent methyltransferase, which translates to MERRSDWYTHPKYYEAIFGTDTEKEMDFLLAVNERLGTGGSLLLEPACGAGRLVEEAARRGMKVVGYDISEPMLEHARRRLKPAWRRRVRLFQSRMESFSAPEVQGQVDLAFNLVSTFRYLDSEKAARDHLESTRRLLKPEGLYVLGFHLTEYTRDTFERERWVGRVGRDTVICNTREGLPDRRLRRSPMRNRLRIRGPGKDMLVETDWFFRTYDLAQARRLFRSAGLRVRAMYDFDYRLDSPVGRGSNRLDRIFVLQPAG; encoded by the coding sequence ATGGAACGACGCTCCGACTGGTACACCCATCCCAAGTATTACGAGGCCATCTTCGGCACGGACACCGAGAAGGAGATGGACTTCCTGCTCGCGGTGAACGAGCGCCTGGGCACGGGAGGCTCGCTGCTGCTCGAGCCCGCGTGCGGGGCGGGGAGGCTCGTGGAGGAGGCCGCGCGCCGAGGGATGAAGGTGGTGGGTTATGACATCTCCGAGCCGATGCTGGAGCACGCGCGGCGGCGGCTGAAGCCGGCGTGGCGTCGGCGGGTGCGCCTCTTCCAGTCGCGCATGGAGTCCTTCTCGGCGCCAGAGGTGCAGGGCCAGGTGGATCTGGCCTTCAACCTGGTGTCGACCTTCCGCTACCTGGACAGTGAGAAGGCGGCGCGAGACCACCTGGAGAGTACACGGCGCCTGCTGAAGCCCGAGGGCCTGTACGTGCTGGGCTTCCACCTCACCGAGTACACGCGTGACACCTTCGAGCGTGAGCGCTGGGTGGGGCGCGTGGGGCGGGACACCGTCATCTGCAACACCCGCGAGGGGCTGCCGGATCGGCGGCTGCGCCGCTCGCCCATGCGCAACCGGCTGCGAATCCGGGGGCCGGGCAAGGACATGCTCGTCGAGACGGATTGGTTCTTCCGCACCTATGACCTGGCGCAGGCCCGGCGCCTGTTCCGGAGCGCGGGCCTGCGGGTACGGGCCATGTACGACTTCGACTACCGGCTCGACTCGCCGGTAGGTCGCGGGAGCAACCGGCTGGATCGCATCTTCGTGCTCCAGCCGGCGGGGTAG
- a CDS encoding acetate/propionate family kinase: MKVLVINVGSTSIKYQLYEMDTEAILAGGVVERVGSPQAVHKWRVGETRSQAEISAPTTRAGLEAVLARLTGPGGALKDVSELRAVGHRVVHGGEKLVRPCVITPEVKDIISKCAQFAPIHNPANLAGIEAAEAALPKAVHVAVFDTAFHGELPPHSFVYAVPYELYLERGVRRYGFHGPSHQFMAASASEFLKTDQSRLKLITCHLGGGASVCAIDGGRSVDTSMGMTPLEGLVMGTRSGDVDPALSIVLGRQGMTPDAVDEALNRKSGLLGISGVSSDFRDIEQAAAGGNDRARLAIEVFVHRIRKYIGAYAAVLGGVDAIVFTGGIGENSVKVRTAVCDSLVYMGVVLDADKNQHADARGSGGVVDIASPRAPTKVLVVATDEERMIAREVVRVTAGPTAARQRVSGHAIPVGVSVRHVHLTREHCDALFGAGYELTERRQVSQPGQYVCRETVDLVGPKGTIERVAIINPLRKETQVEVSRTDAIALGVNPPLRESGKLDNTPGLTLRGPKGTVAIDHGVILAHRHVHMHPEDARRFGVQDKNVIRVRVEGERETIFGDVIVRVNEQFALDMHLDTDEANGAGLNNDSVATFDGVQ, encoded by the coding sequence ATGAAAGTCCTCGTCATCAATGTCGGGAGCACCTCGATCAAGTACCAGCTCTACGAGATGGATACGGAGGCGATCCTCGCGGGAGGGGTGGTCGAGCGGGTGGGCTCGCCCCAGGCGGTCCACAAGTGGCGGGTGGGCGAGACGCGCTCCCAGGCGGAGATCTCCGCGCCCACGACGCGCGCGGGGCTCGAGGCGGTGCTGGCGCGGCTGACAGGCCCTGGCGGCGCGCTCAAGGACGTGTCCGAGCTGCGAGCGGTGGGGCACCGGGTGGTGCATGGCGGTGAGAAGCTGGTGCGCCCCTGCGTGATTACGCCCGAGGTGAAGGACATCATCTCGAAGTGCGCGCAGTTCGCGCCGATCCACAACCCGGCGAACCTGGCGGGAATCGAGGCGGCGGAGGCGGCGCTGCCCAAGGCCGTCCACGTGGCGGTCTTCGACACGGCGTTCCATGGCGAGCTGCCGCCGCACTCGTTCGTCTACGCGGTGCCCTATGAGCTGTACCTGGAGCGCGGCGTACGCCGGTACGGCTTCCATGGCCCGAGCCACCAGTTCATGGCGGCGAGCGCCTCGGAGTTCCTCAAGACGGACCAGTCTCGGCTGAAGCTCATCACCTGCCACCTGGGCGGCGGCGCGTCGGTGTGCGCGATTGACGGCGGGCGCTCGGTGGACACCTCGATGGGGATGACGCCGCTGGAGGGGCTGGTGATGGGCACGCGCTCGGGAGACGTAGACCCAGCGCTGTCGATCGTCCTCGGGCGGCAGGGAATGACGCCGGACGCGGTGGACGAGGCACTGAACCGGAAGTCAGGGCTGCTGGGCATCTCGGGCGTCTCCTCGGACTTCCGAGACATCGAGCAGGCGGCGGCGGGAGGAAACGATCGGGCGCGCCTGGCGATCGAGGTGTTCGTCCACCGCATCCGCAAGTACATCGGCGCGTACGCGGCGGTGCTGGGCGGAGTGGACGCAATCGTCTTCACGGGAGGCATCGGCGAGAACAGTGTGAAGGTGCGCACGGCGGTCTGCGACTCGCTGGTCTACATGGGCGTGGTGCTGGACGCGGACAAGAACCAGCACGCGGATGCGCGGGGCTCTGGGGGCGTGGTGGACATTGCTTCGCCGCGAGCTCCAACCAAGGTGCTGGTGGTGGCGACGGACGAGGAGCGGATGATCGCCCGCGAGGTGGTGCGGGTGACGGCGGGCCCGACGGCGGCGCGGCAGCGGGTGAGCGGGCACGCGATTCCGGTGGGAGTGAGCGTGCGCCACGTCCACCTGACGCGGGAGCACTGCGATGCGCTCTTCGGCGCGGGCTACGAACTGACGGAGCGCCGCCAGGTGTCGCAGCCGGGGCAGTACGTGTGCCGGGAGACGGTGGACCTGGTGGGGCCGAAGGGGACGATCGAGCGGGTGGCGATCATCAACCCGCTGCGGAAGGAGACGCAGGTCGAGGTGTCCCGAACGGACGCGATCGCGCTGGGGGTGAACCCGCCGTTGCGCGAGTCGGGGAAGCTGGACAACACACCGGGGCTGACGCTGCGAGGGCCGAAGGGGACGGTGGCGATCGACCACGGCGTCATCCTGGCGCACCGTCACGTGCATATGCACCCGGAGGACGCGCGTCGTTTCGGGGTGCAGGACAAGAACGTCATCCGCGTGCGAGTCGAGGGAGAGCGCGAGACGATCTTCGGAGATGTCATCGTCCGAGTGAACGAGCAGTTCGCCTTGGACATGCATCTGGACACGGACGAGGCGAACGGGGCAGGGCTCAACAACGACAGCGTGGCCACGTTCGACGGCGTGCAGTAG
- a CDS encoding xanthine dehydrogenase family protein molybdopterin-binding subunit → MSEQPMLIARRTFLAGFNLAAGGLALGFFAREALADEPSGRLSGPKPQTSNPLEEVKSPGLNPNVFVHVGPDGQVTIVCHRSEMGQGIRSSLPVLIADELGADMARVRILQADGDPVYGDQNTDGSNSVRGIYEDMRRAGATARMMLVAAAAKRWKVKPEDCEARDHVVVHRGSQRTLAFGELALEAGKQTIPKPADVKLRPKAELRNVGKDLPLLDGPSYVNGSAIFGADVRLPGMLTVVVERPPVVGGRVAKYDATRALAVPGVKRVIEIPAPKAPYAFQPWGGIAVLAENTWAALKGRAALDITWEHGENAKYDSEQYRQELAASVQKPGTVVRNVGDADGALSKAARVVEADYYIPHLSHVPMEPPVAVARFEGGTCEVWAPTQHPQAARAEIARVLGIPMEKTQVHVTFLGGGFGRKSKADFVSEAAWLAREAGVPVRVQWTRADDLLHDYYHSVSLQRLSAGLDERGKVIAWRHRTAFPPIASTFAPVNRPGAGDLQQGVLDLALDIPNVRAEACEANAHVRIGWLRSVYNIFHAFSVNSFIDELAQARGEDMRDVMLEVLGPPRVSSLKELGIEKLPNYGQPLEKHPVNVARLRGVIERVTELSRWSERKKDGRALGLAAHRSFLTYVAVVASVVRGPNGKPAVDEAWIVVDAGTIINADRVRSQMEGSIIFGMSIALYGAVTMKGGVPQQTNFRDLRLARIGEAPRKIHVDIIQSDAAPGGIGEPGVPPVAPAIANAVFALTGTRVRELPLARAFQL, encoded by the coding sequence ATGAGCGAGCAACCCATGTTGATCGCCCGGCGGACCTTCCTCGCGGGGTTCAACCTCGCGGCGGGAGGCCTGGCCCTCGGCTTCTTCGCCCGGGAGGCGCTCGCGGACGAGCCCTCGGGTCGGCTGAGCGGGCCCAAGCCGCAGACGAGCAATCCCCTCGAGGAGGTGAAGTCCCCGGGCCTGAACCCGAACGTCTTCGTGCATGTGGGGCCCGATGGGCAGGTAACCATCGTCTGCCACCGCTCGGAGATGGGGCAGGGCATTCGCAGCTCGCTGCCGGTGCTGATCGCCGATGAGCTGGGCGCGGACATGGCCCGGGTGCGAATCCTCCAGGCGGACGGAGACCCGGTCTACGGTGACCAGAACACGGACGGTTCCAACAGCGTCCGCGGCATCTACGAGGACATGCGCCGCGCCGGCGCCACCGCGCGGATGATGCTGGTGGCGGCGGCGGCGAAGCGCTGGAAGGTGAAGCCCGAGGACTGCGAGGCGCGAGACCACGTGGTGGTCCACCGCGGCAGCCAGCGCACGCTGGCCTTCGGTGAACTCGCGCTGGAGGCGGGCAAGCAGACCATTCCCAAGCCCGCGGATGTGAAGCTCCGGCCCAAGGCCGAGCTTCGCAACGTGGGCAAGGATCTGCCGCTGCTCGACGGGCCCTCCTACGTCAACGGGAGCGCGATCTTCGGCGCCGACGTGCGGCTGCCGGGCATGCTCACGGTGGTGGTGGAGCGGCCGCCGGTGGTGGGAGGCCGCGTGGCGAAGTACGACGCCACGCGCGCGTTGGCGGTTCCCGGGGTCAAGCGCGTCATCGAGATACCGGCGCCGAAGGCTCCGTACGCGTTCCAGCCCTGGGGCGGCATCGCCGTGCTCGCGGAGAACACCTGGGCGGCGCTGAAGGGCCGCGCGGCGCTGGACATCACCTGGGAGCACGGAGAGAACGCGAAGTACGACTCGGAGCAGTACCGCCAGGAACTGGCCGCGTCCGTGCAGAAGCCGGGCACCGTGGTGCGCAACGTCGGAGACGCCGACGGGGCGCTGTCCAAGGCGGCGCGCGTGGTGGAGGCCGATTACTACATCCCCCACCTGTCACACGTGCCGATGGAGCCGCCAGTCGCGGTGGCGCGCTTCGAGGGAGGCACCTGCGAGGTGTGGGCTCCCACCCAGCACCCCCAGGCGGCGCGTGCCGAAATCGCGCGCGTGCTGGGGATTCCGATGGAGAAGACCCAGGTCCACGTGACGTTTCTGGGCGGCGGCTTCGGGCGCAAGTCGAAGGCGGACTTCGTCTCCGAGGCGGCGTGGCTGGCCCGAGAGGCGGGGGTACCGGTGCGCGTGCAGTGGACGCGCGCGGACGACCTGCTGCACGACTACTACCACTCGGTGAGCCTGCAGCGCCTGAGCGCGGGGCTGGACGAGCGCGGCAAGGTGATCGCCTGGAGGCACCGCACGGCGTTCCCGCCGATCGCCTCGACCTTCGCGCCCGTCAACCGGCCCGGGGCGGGAGACTTGCAGCAGGGCGTGCTGGACCTGGCGCTCGACATCCCCAACGTCCGTGCCGAGGCGTGCGAGGCCAATGCCCACGTGCGCATCGGCTGGCTGCGGTCCGTCTACAACATCTTCCACGCGTTCTCGGTCAACTCGTTCATCGATGAGCTCGCCCAGGCCCGGGGCGAGGACATGCGGGACGTGATGTTGGAGGTGCTCGGGCCACCGCGCGTGTCGAGCCTGAAGGAGCTGGGCATCGAGAAGCTTCCGAACTACGGCCAGCCGCTGGAGAAGCACCCGGTGAACGTGGCGCGCCTGCGGGGCGTCATCGAGCGGGTGACGGAGCTGTCGCGCTGGAGCGAGCGGAAGAAGGACGGCCGGGCGCTGGGGCTGGCGGCCCACCGGAGCTTCCTCACCTACGTGGCGGTGGTGGCCTCGGTGGTGCGCGGCCCGAACGGAAAGCCCGCGGTGGATGAGGCCTGGATCGTGGTGGATGCCGGGACGATCATCAACGCGGACCGCGTCCGGTCCCAGATGGAGGGCTCGATCATCTTCGGGATGAGCATCGCCCTGTACGGCGCGGTGACGATGAAGGGCGGAGTGCCGCAGCAGACGAACTTCCGCGACCTCCGGCTGGCGCGCATCGGCGAGGCACCTCGGAAGATCCACGTGGACATCATCCAGAGCGACGCTGCGCCGGGAGGCATCGGCGAGCCCGGAGTGCCGCCGGTGGCCCCCGCCATCGCCAACGCCGTCTTCGCGCTCACGGGGACGCGGGTGCGCGAGCTCCCGCTGGCGCGAGCGTTCCAGCTCTGA
- a CDS encoding (2Fe-2S)-binding protein produces MTIQVRINGVDQELDVDPEMPLLWALRDVLNLTGTKYGCGQALCGACTVHLDGQVVRACVTPIRRAAGRSVTTIEGLSKDGSHPLQRAWVDLGVPQCGFCQAGQIMTAAALLQKKPKPTDEEIDQSLAGNLCRCGTYTRIRAAVKKAAGIPEGER; encoded by the coding sequence ATGACCATTCAGGTGCGAATCAACGGCGTTGACCAGGAGCTCGACGTTGACCCCGAGATGCCGCTGCTCTGGGCGCTGAGAGATGTGCTGAACCTCACCGGCACGAAGTACGGCTGCGGCCAGGCGCTGTGCGGAGCGTGTACGGTGCATCTGGATGGGCAGGTGGTGCGCGCGTGCGTGACGCCGATCCGCCGGGCGGCGGGGCGCTCGGTGACGACGATTGAAGGGCTGTCGAAGGACGGCAGCCACCCGCTGCAGCGCGCGTGGGTGGACCTGGGCGTTCCGCAGTGCGGCTTCTGCCAGGCGGGGCAGATCATGACCGCGGCGGCGCTGCTCCAGAAGAAGCCGAAGCCCACGGATGAGGAGATCGACCAGTCGCTGGCGGGCAACCTGTGCCGCTGCGGCACTTACACGCGCATTCGTGCGGCGGTGAAGAAGGCCGCGGGGATTCCCGAGGGGGAGCGATGA